A window of the Leptospira bandrabouensis genome harbors these coding sequences:
- a CDS encoding phosphoadenylyl-sulfate reductase has product MGNLEVLTETYTSLSLEQGLRQLSLDFPGKVVFTTSFGLEDQAITHAILANQIAIRIATLDTGRLFQETYDVWQKTNIRYGAKIEAFYPNEKEIQNYVEKNGPNAFYDSQDLRKECCRIRKLVPLDAILKNTDVWVTGLRKDQSGFRTEMSIFESDPQRNLIKYQPLLLWSFEDTWKYIKEHNIPYNILHDKGFPSIGCAPCTRAIEPGEDFRAGRWWWEQESKKECGLHWVDGKLTPKKG; this is encoded by the coding sequence ATGGGAAATTTGGAAGTTTTGACAGAAACCTATACCTCCCTCTCCTTGGAACAGGGATTAAGACAACTCAGTTTGGATTTTCCAGGAAAAGTTGTTTTCACAACGAGTTTTGGATTGGAAGACCAAGCCATCACTCACGCCATTCTCGCAAACCAAATCGCCATTCGGATTGCGACTCTAGATACAGGCCGCCTCTTCCAAGAAACATATGATGTTTGGCAAAAAACAAACATCCGTTATGGGGCAAAAATTGAAGCCTTTTATCCAAATGAAAAAGAAATCCAAAACTATGTGGAAAAGAATGGTCCCAATGCCTTTTATGATTCCCAAGATTTAAGAAAGGAATGTTGTCGGATTCGGAAACTTGTTCCCCTCGATGCCATTTTAAAAAACACAGATGTGTGGGTGACGGGACTCAGAAAAGACCAATCCGGATTTCGAACCGAGATGTCTATTTTCGAATCGGATCCCCAAAGAAATTTAATCAAATACCAACCACTACTTTTATGGTCCTTTGAAGATACTTGGAAGTATATCAAAGAACATAACATACCATACAATATCTTACACGATAAAGGTTTTCCAAGTATTGGTTGTGCTCCTTGCACCCGTGCTATTGAACCAGGGGAAGACTTTCGTGCTGGCAGGTGGTGGTGGGAACAAGAATCTAAAAAAGAGTGCGGCTTACACTGGGTAGACGGCAAACTCACACCGAAAAAAGGATAA
- the cysD gene encoding sulfate adenylyltransferase subunit CysD: protein MTELHRLSHLDQLESEAIYILREVAAQFERPALLFSGGKDSICLVHLALKAFRPGKFPFPLVHIDTGHNFDEALKFRDDLAERTGEKLIVRYVQDSIDQGKAVEEKGKFPSRNAIQAVTLLDTIAEFKFDACIGGARRDEEKARAKERIFSVRDEFGSWDPKLQRPELWNIYNGKIHVGENVRVFPISNWTELDVWEYIRKEKIELPSLYFSHQREIVWREDLVFPVSKFISLDNSDKVETRTVRFRTVGDMTCTAAVESEAISIDDIIREIQISRTTERGSRLDDKRSEAAMEDRKKGGYF from the coding sequence ATGACCGAATTACATCGACTTTCTCATCTAGACCAACTAGAATCGGAAGCCATTTATATTTTAAGAGAAGTTGCAGCACAATTCGAAAGACCTGCTCTTTTATTTTCTGGTGGTAAAGATTCAATTTGTCTTGTTCATCTTGCACTCAAAGCCTTTCGTCCTGGTAAATTTCCATTTCCTTTGGTTCATATTGATACAGGGCATAACTTTGATGAGGCGCTTAAATTTAGAGATGATCTGGCAGAACGAACTGGTGAAAAACTCATTGTTCGTTATGTGCAAGATTCCATCGACCAAGGAAAAGCCGTCGAAGAAAAAGGAAAGTTTCCTAGTAGAAATGCCATCCAAGCAGTAACCCTCCTTGATACCATCGCTGAATTTAAATTTGATGCTTGTATTGGTGGAGCTCGTCGGGATGAAGAAAAAGCCCGTGCCAAAGAAAGAATTTTTTCTGTGAGAGATGAATTTGGATCTTGGGACCCAAAACTCCAACGCCCAGAACTTTGGAATATTTATAACGGAAAAATCCACGTAGGCGAAAACGTTCGAGTTTTCCCAATCAGTAATTGGACAGAACTTGATGTTTGGGAATACATTCGAAAAGAAAAGATCGAACTCCCTTCCCTTTATTTTTCACACCAAAGAGAAATTGTATGGCGAGAAGACCTAGTGTTTCCAGTATCAAAGTTCATCTCATTAGACAATTCAGACAAAGTGGAAACGAGAACCGTTCGTTTCCGAACTGTGGGTGATATGACTTGCACTGCGGCCGTAGAATCAGAGGCCATTTCCATCGATGATATCATTCGTGAAATTCAAATTTCTAGAACCACCGAAAGAGGATCTCGATTGGATGACAAACGTTCCGAAGCGGCGATGGAAGATAGAAAAAAAGGTGGGTATTTTTAA
- a CDS encoding sulfate adenylyltransferase subunit 1: protein MDILRFITAGSVDDGKSTLIGRLLYDSKSIFQDQLEAIEKAGQVNGQINLALLTDGLKAEREQGITIDVAYKYFSTPKRKFIIADAPGHVQYTRNMVTGASNSDLAIILIDARKGVIEQTYRHSYIVSLLRIPYVVVCVNKMDLVDFSEEVFLNIQKQYLEFAKDLDLKSIHFLPISALNGDNVVDLSTSMPWWKGKSLLGFLEEIEIHTEEESPAPRFPVQNVIRPQTTEYHDYRGYAGQIRSGHFTVGDSITVLPSGLKSKIKAIDTYAGSIQTAYAPMSVAIRLEDELDVSRGDMLVVTGQEPTTSQDLEAHICWMDQKPMTPGSKYLLRQTTNAVKASIRSLEYRVETSTHEKKEQTSLALNEIGKVTIRTAKPVAYDPYSKIRGTGSFILVDEGTNQTVGAGMLL, encoded by the coding sequence ATGGATATTTTACGTTTTATTACAGCAGGTAGTGTGGATGACGGGAAATCGACTCTCATCGGACGATTGTTATACGATAGCAAATCCATTTTTCAAGACCAATTAGAAGCCATTGAAAAAGCAGGACAGGTAAATGGTCAAATCAACCTAGCCCTTCTTACGGATGGACTTAAAGCGGAAAGAGAACAAGGGATCACTATCGACGTTGCCTATAAATATTTTTCTACACCAAAAAGAAAGTTTATCATTGCCGATGCACCAGGCCATGTCCAATACACAAGAAATATGGTGACAGGAGCCTCTAACTCGGATCTTGCGATCATTTTAATTGATGCAAGAAAAGGCGTGATCGAACAAACCTATCGCCATTCTTATATTGTATCCCTTCTTCGTATTCCCTATGTAGTCGTCTGTGTAAACAAAATGGACTTGGTGGATTTTTCGGAAGAAGTGTTTTTAAATATCCAAAAACAATATTTAGAATTTGCCAAAGACTTAGATTTAAAATCCATCCACTTCCTTCCTATCTCGGCACTGAACGGAGACAATGTGGTAGATTTATCCACTTCCATGCCTTGGTGGAAAGGAAAATCCCTTCTTGGATTTTTAGAAGAAATTGAAATTCATACAGAAGAAGAATCACCGGCTCCAAGATTTCCTGTGCAAAATGTAATCCGTCCTCAAACGACAGAATACCATGATTACAGAGGTTATGCGGGACAAATCCGTAGTGGCCATTTCACCGTAGGTGATTCTATCACTGTTTTACCTAGCGGACTCAAATCAAAAATCAAAGCTATTGATACCTATGCGGGTTCGATCCAAACTGCGTATGCTCCCATGTCTGTAGCCATTCGCCTAGAAGATGAATTAGATGTGAGTCGCGGAGATATGCTTGTTGTCACAGGACAGGAACCAACCACTTCCCAAGATTTAGAAGCCCATATTTGTTGGATGGACCAAAAACCGATGACACCGGGTTCGAAGTATTTACTCCGCCAAACAACCAATGCGGTCAAAGCATCCATTCGTTCTTTGGAATACCGAGTGGAAACAAGCACTCATGAAAAGAAAGAACAGACAAGCCTGGCTTTAAATGAAATTGGGAAAGTGACCATCCGAACGGCAAAACCCGTGGCCTATGACCCTTATTCCAAAATCCGCGGGACGGGAAGCTTCATTTTAGTGGATGAAGGTACAAACCAAACCGTAGGCGCCGGAATGCTATTGTAG
- the cysW gene encoding sulfate ABC transporter permease subunit CysW, translated as MKIKILPIFLVFLAYCFAGIILILPIYTVFSEAFSEGYTKYIESITGEYALFAIGLTIKVSVVSVILNTIFGVTAAFTITRFQFPGKNILVTIIDSPFAVSPVVSGLIFLLLFGRQGYFGEFLSTYGIKIVFNTPGLILATVFITFPFVARELVPLMQSQGREEEEAGMLLGASFFQLLRRVILPNIKWGLLYGIILCNARAMGEFGAVSVLSGHIRGKTTTLPLHIEMLYNEFDSVGAFSCATLLVFLSLLTLIFKLILEKRTASKNHAN; from the coding sequence ATGAAAATCAAAATTTTGCCCATTTTCTTAGTGTTTTTGGCTTATTGTTTTGCAGGGATCATTCTCATATTACCCATATACACTGTGTTTTCCGAAGCATTTTCCGAAGGGTATACAAAGTATATCGAATCCATTACTGGCGAATATGCTCTTTTTGCAATTGGCCTCACCATTAAAGTATCAGTTGTCTCTGTCATACTCAATACAATCTTTGGTGTAACTGCTGCCTTTACCATCACTAGGTTTCAATTCCCTGGGAAAAATATTTTGGTCACCATCATCGATTCTCCCTTTGCCGTTTCTCCTGTGGTTTCGGGACTCATCTTTTTATTATTATTTGGAAGACAAGGTTACTTTGGAGAATTTCTTTCCACATATGGAATCAAAATAGTTTTCAATACACCTGGCCTTATCCTTGCCACAGTATTCATTACTTTCCCATTTGTAGCCCGGGAACTAGTTCCCTTAATGCAAAGCCAAGGAAGAGAAGAAGAGGAAGCAGGAATGTTACTGGGTGCTAGTTTTTTCCAACTCCTCAGACGAGTCATTCTCCCCAATATCAAATGGGGTTTGTTATACGGGATCATCCTTTGTAATGCAAGGGCTATGGGTGAGTTTGGAGCGGTTTCTGTCTTAAGTGGGCATATCCGTGGAAAAACAACTACTCTTCCTCTCCACATTGAAATGTTATACAATGAGTTTGATTCCGTGGGTGCCTTTTCCTGTGCCACCTTACTCGTGTTTCTCTCTCTACTCACTCTCATCTTTAAATTGATTTTGGAAAAACGAACTGCGAGTAAGAACCATGCCAATTGA
- a CDS encoding sulfate/molybdate ABC transporter ATP-binding protein, whose amino-acid sequence MPIEINHVNKTFGSFTALKDVNLSIPDGELVALLGPSGSGKTTLLRIIAGLEEPSSGKVEFVGENLSTSKIQNGEVGFVFQHYALFRHMTIAENIAFGLEVRPKNLRPSKKEIQEKVSKLLTLIQLEKFHNRYPHELSGGQRQRVALARALAIEPKFLLLDEPFGALDAKVRKELRNWLRRLHDEIHITSVFVTHDQEEALEVSDRVVILNHGQLEQVGSPDEVYNKPKSPFVFHFLGDVNLFHGRIEEGKTKIGNLALDSLEHQDVKESVAVAYVRPYDVEIVRESDQGIAAEIQYIHSTGRNVRVELKRVDTGTLIESVLEQETYRLLNLLPGETVYLRIKKAKVYVEDFSI is encoded by the coding sequence ATGCCAATTGAAATTAATCATGTCAATAAAACCTTTGGGTCGTTCACCGCTCTAAAAGATGTTAACCTCTCCATTCCTGATGGAGAACTCGTAGCCTTACTTGGACCTTCTGGATCTGGAAAAACCACCTTACTTCGCATCATCGCGGGTCTCGAAGAACCATCTTCTGGAAAGGTGGAGTTTGTTGGAGAAAACCTTTCCACATCCAAAATCCAGAATGGAGAAGTGGGATTTGTTTTCCAACATTATGCACTCTTTCGCCACATGACCATTGCGGAAAACATAGCCTTTGGATTAGAAGTGAGACCAAAAAATCTGCGACCTTCAAAAAAAGAAATTCAGGAAAAAGTTTCGAAACTCCTCACCCTCATCCAATTAGAAAAATTCCATAACCGTTACCCTCACGAATTGTCCGGAGGCCAACGCCAACGAGTGGCCCTAGCCCGTGCCCTTGCCATTGAACCAAAATTTTTATTACTGGATGAACCCTTCGGTGCCCTTGATGCCAAAGTGAGAAAGGAATTAAGAAACTGGTTACGTCGTCTCCATGACGAAATCCACATAACGAGTGTTTTTGTCACTCATGACCAAGAAGAGGCATTGGAAGTCAGTGACCGTGTTGTCATTCTCAATCATGGCCAACTTGAACAAGTGGGAAGCCCTGACGAAGTCTACAACAAACCCAAGTCTCCTTTTGTATTTCATTTCCTTGGAGATGTGAATCTCTTTCATGGAAGGATCGAAGAAGGAAAAACAAAAATTGGAAATTTGGCCCTCGATAGTTTAGAACACCAAGATGTAAAAGAATCGGTGGCTGTAGCCTATGTTCGTCCTTACGACGTGGAAATTGTCAGAGAATCCGACCAAGGGATCGCCGCCGAAATCCAATACATCCATTCCACGGGAAGGAATGTGCGGGTGGAGCTAAAACGAGTCGACACGGGAACTCTCATCGAATCAGTACTCGAACAGGAAACCTACCGTCTTTTGAACCTTTTGCCTGGAGAGACGGTCTATTTGAGGATTAAAAAAGCAAAAGTTTACGTAGAAGACTTCTCTATCTAA
- a CDS encoding bile acid:sodium symporter family protein gives MDINSVRLNFNKDSVYLINALVGFIMFGIALELKLHDFKHLLRFPKPAFVGLFSQYILLPVATLLIIWVVNPHPGLALGMVLVAACPGGNMSNFFTHLAKGNLALSVSLTTFSSAFAFLLTPIGFFFWGNLLPVTREYLKSISVSPYEILVSITVLLVVPLILGILFQKLFPKLTHTVKRAVQRISILLLAFFIVGALATNWKFFKEYIHLLFGLVFIMNLAGLSLGYYFGKLFRLPLGDRKTIAIETGIQNSSLGLAIVFSFFDGLGGMAMICAWWGIWHLLAGAAIATYWNQTAPKGLES, from the coding sequence ATGGATATCAATTCCGTTCGTCTCAATTTTAACAAAGACTCAGTGTATTTAATCAATGCTCTGGTTGGATTTATTATGTTTGGAATTGCTTTGGAATTAAAACTCCACGATTTCAAACATCTTTTGCGTTTTCCCAAACCAGCGTTTGTTGGTCTCTTTAGCCAATATATATTGTTACCAGTGGCCACCCTTCTCATCATCTGGGTGGTGAACCCGCACCCAGGTCTTGCTTTAGGAATGGTGCTTGTGGCAGCATGTCCTGGTGGGAATATGTCCAACTTTTTTACCCATTTGGCAAAAGGGAATTTAGCACTCTCAGTGAGTCTTACGACCTTTTCTTCTGCTTTTGCCTTTCTCTTAACTCCCATTGGATTTTTCTTTTGGGGGAATTTACTACCGGTCACTCGCGAATATCTCAAATCTATTTCGGTAAGTCCTTATGAGATTTTAGTTTCCATCACTGTACTACTAGTGGTACCACTGATTCTCGGAATTCTCTTCCAAAAACTATTCCCCAAACTCACTCATACGGTGAAACGAGCCGTACAAAGGATCTCCATTTTATTACTCGCATTCTTTATTGTTGGAGCACTTGCCACCAATTGGAAATTCTTTAAAGAATACATCCATCTTCTCTTTGGTCTTGTATTTATAATGAACTTGGCCGGACTTTCTCTTGGATATTATTTTGGGAAACTATTCAGATTGCCACTTGGTGACAGAAAGACGATAGCCATTGAAACGGGAATCCAAAACTCAAGTCTTGGTCTTGCGATCGTTTTTAGTTTTTTTGATGGTCTTGGTGGAATGGCAATGATTTGTGCATGGTGGGGAATCTGGCACCTGTTAGCCGGTGCCGCCATCGCTACCTATTGGAATCAAACCGCCCCGAAGGGATTGGAATCTTAG
- the cysT gene encoding sulfate ABC transporter permease subunit CysT, producing the protein MLIETRPYKKLHFGISLGLTVFYSSAVVVIPLLGLFFHSLGIGVSGILEVFADERIRSALFLSFSVGFISALINLFVGFLFAWVLVRYNFPFKKLLDTLIDLPFTLPTAVAGIALTTIYSQNGIIGSFFDKWGIKIAYTPIGIVIALVFIGFPFVVRTVQPVIEELPKELEESARCLGATPFQTFYKVLLPELWPSLLAGTGMAFARSIGEYGSVVFISGNIPGKTEILPLLIVTKLEQYEYEKATSIALVMLLTSFVFMFLINLLQERASKKLS; encoded by the coding sequence ATGCTTATAGAAACACGGCCGTATAAAAAATTACATTTTGGAATCAGTTTAGGGCTGACTGTTTTTTATTCGTCCGCTGTTGTCGTCATTCCGCTTCTAGGACTTTTTTTCCATTCTCTTGGGATTGGAGTTTCAGGAATTCTAGAAGTGTTTGCAGATGAAAGAATTCGTTCCGCACTCTTTTTAAGTTTCAGTGTGGGTTTTATTTCTGCCCTCATCAATCTCTTTGTTGGATTTTTATTTGCTTGGGTTTTAGTCCGTTACAACTTTCCTTTTAAAAAATTGCTAGATACCTTAATCGACTTACCGTTTACCTTACCGACTGCTGTGGCAGGAATTGCTCTCACGACTATTTATTCACAAAATGGAATCATCGGATCTTTTTTTGACAAGTGGGGAATTAAAATTGCCTATACACCCATCGGGATTGTAATCGCTCTTGTTTTTATTGGATTTCCATTTGTGGTACGAACTGTCCAACCTGTGATTGAAGAATTACCAAAGGAATTAGAGGAAAGTGCCCGTTGTCTTGGTGCTACCCCCTTCCAAACTTTTTATAAAGTTTTACTTCCTGAACTTTGGCCCTCCCTTCTTGCAGGAACAGGAATGGCATTTGCAAGAAGTATCGGGGAATACGGGTCTGTTGTTTTTATTTCAGGAAACATCCCTGGAAAAACAGAAATTCTCCCCCTTCTTATCGTCACCAAACTCGAACAATACGAATACGAAAAAGCCACTTCCATTGCACTTGTAATGTTACTCACATCTTTTGTTTTTATGTTTCTAATCAATTTACTCCAAGAACGGGCCTCTAAAAAATTATCATGA
- a CDS encoding TauD/TfdA family dioxygenase: MTQSTATQTKWIRKSFIGETKLPVVYEPKEEREVQDLIHWVRQNQKEWRDDLENYGAILFRGFPIHEAADFQSILFATEEKLGEFYLGTSPRDQVVKHVFTASELPPHYPIMQHAEMSFLDNPPKLLFFYAEKASETGGETPLTDLREIYKEIDPKIKEKIEHHGIRYRRRYDGPSQKARFSLWKTKRWDEMFGTTNLEEIQKISDQNRFHLDWFGKDSITITNEQSGFRVHPKTNTIAWHNHSQTFHYQAAVSEVWKIFKKQKTIRSFGVAALLTLLTTIKRILGPESHDVHVTYGNGEEISAREMKSISDVFWKHLVAIPWQTGDVLIIDNLSVSHGRLPFTGPRRILVGWSE, translated from the coding sequence ATGACTCAGTCCACCGCTACCCAAACAAAATGGATCCGTAAATCTTTTATCGGGGAGACGAAACTCCCTGTTGTCTACGAACCAAAAGAAGAAAGAGAGGTTCAAGATCTAATCCATTGGGTAAGGCAAAACCAGAAAGAATGGAGAGATGACTTAGAAAACTACGGAGCCATTCTCTTCCGTGGTTTTCCTATCCATGAAGCCGCCGATTTCCAATCCATTCTTTTTGCTACCGAAGAAAAATTGGGTGAATTCTATTTAGGAACATCGCCTAGAGATCAGGTCGTTAAACATGTGTTTACTGCAAGTGAACTCCCGCCCCACTACCCGATCATGCAACATGCAGAAATGAGTTTTCTCGACAACCCACCGAAACTTTTATTTTTTTATGCAGAAAAAGCCTCAGAGACAGGCGGGGAAACTCCTCTCACAGATCTTCGCGAAATTTATAAAGAGATAGATCCAAAGATCAAAGAAAAAATAGAACACCACGGAATTCGTTATAGAAGGCGGTATGATGGTCCATCCCAAAAAGCAAGGTTCTCTTTATGGAAGACAAAACGTTGGGACGAAATGTTTGGTACTACCAATTTGGAGGAGATACAAAAAATATCCGATCAAAATAGATTTCACTTAGATTGGTTTGGAAAAGATTCCATAACCATTACCAACGAACAATCAGGATTTCGAGTTCATCCAAAAACAAATACAATCGCTTGGCATAACCATTCTCAAACCTTTCACTACCAAGCAGCTGTGAGTGAAGTATGGAAAATTTTTAAAAAACAAAAAACAATTCGTTCTTTTGGTGTAGCAGCTCTACTCACTCTTCTAACAACCATCAAACGAATTTTAGGACCAGAGTCCCATGATGTACATGTTACCTATGGAAATGGAGAAGAAATTTCGGCAAGAGAAATGAAATCCATCTCTGATGTTTTTTGGAAACATTTAGTCGCCATTCCTTGGCAAACAGGAGATGTCCTCATCATTGATAATTTATCAGTTTCTCATGGAAGGCTTCCCTTTACTGGCCCACGCCGAATTCTTGTAGGATGGTCGGAATAA
- a CDS encoding sulfate ABC transporter substrate-binding protein: MKKFPRISNLKSKISAILCIFLGVMSFSSLASEGTFLHVSFDPTRELYEEINKAFLKEWKNKKGNDFAIQQSHGGSGKQARAVIDGLDADVVSLALSYDIDSISTKSGLIDANWQKKLPNNSVPYYSTIVFLVRKSNPKKIKDWDDIVKPGISIITPNPKTSGGARWNYLAAYGFAKRKYKSDEKATEFIKALFKNTSVLDTGARGSTTTFVQRGIGDVLITWENEAKLSLDEEKRSGKNTLEVVYPSESIKAETPVAVVTKTATEKGNLEKATAYLEFLYSKEGQSIIAKHFFRPTDAAVSKASAKEFPNIKLFSLSDLGETWDSAQKKHFADAGVFDAIYKTK, encoded by the coding sequence ATGAAAAAGTTTCCCCGTATTTCGAACCTAAAATCAAAAATTTCTGCCATTTTGTGCATTTTCTTGGGAGTGATGAGTTTCTCCTCGCTCGCAAGTGAAGGCACTTTCCTCCATGTGTCCTTTGACCCCACAAGAGAATTGTATGAGGAAATAAACAAAGCTTTCTTAAAAGAATGGAAAAACAAAAAAGGAAACGATTTTGCCATCCAACAATCCCACGGCGGATCCGGGAAACAAGCACGTGCGGTCATTGATGGACTGGATGCTGATGTTGTGAGTCTTGCGCTTTCCTACGATATTGACAGCATCTCCACCAAATCAGGGTTAATTGATGCGAATTGGCAAAAAAAACTCCCAAACAATAGTGTTCCCTACTACTCAACCATCGTATTTTTAGTACGTAAATCCAATCCAAAAAAAATCAAAGATTGGGACGACATCGTAAAACCTGGAATATCGATCATCACACCTAACCCAAAAACCAGCGGTGGTGCTCGTTGGAATTATTTGGCCGCTTATGGATTTGCCAAACGTAAATACAAATCGGATGAAAAAGCAACCGAGTTTATCAAGGCACTTTTCAAAAATACATCGGTTCTTGATACAGGAGCTCGCGGATCCACAACTACCTTTGTCCAAAGAGGGATTGGTGATGTACTCATCACTTGGGAAAATGAAGCCAAACTATCTTTAGATGAAGAAAAAAGGTCAGGTAAAAACACTTTAGAAGTAGTATATCCATCTGAATCGATTAAAGCGGAAACTCCCGTGGCTGTTGTTACCAAAACTGCGACTGAAAAAGGCAATTTGGAAAAAGCTACAGCTTATTTAGAGTTTCTTTATAGCAAAGAAGGACAATCCATCATCGCAAAACATTTTTTTAGACCAACGGATGCCGCAGTATCAAAAGCTTCTGCAAAAGAATTTCCCAATATAAAATTATTTTCCCTATCCGATTTAGGGGAAACTTGGGATTCTGCACAGAAAAAACATTTTGCAGATGCAGGTGTCTTTGATGCCATCTACAAAACTAAGTAA
- a CDS encoding flagellar hook-length control protein FliK, with protein sequence MNVKAPNQNVIPFPKVEGKTAQPTGFENHAAAVRESFGEILEREFQVHSEKKQTGSEYKTIGREKEESSSAEVSSHEGTTKQELNSVSESQNDKTVSKESASIEESEETEEEEDLDRDALEYSLGLVASHADWDRTLVPANQLNEMTVKEKTVLLSLQKSAEKTTSYSPKEGTAFIDEAKKLAMSFFQTEKGSKPNEPNSIKSQINLEKDSNLVLFPKAEKKSLENKKTNEKLESVGVKKESIHTGSVVSDFVFAKGKEVKVEGKEILTEHSVRKVDGKIKTNKQTKNGSETGEISSEQEKSSQTVNSDKMIRSLGVKDKEFQKQDSKVQTPSEKQKQTEASFIPNIQNSSSSKSGEESGRSFEERGSKQGFQLSSFESKSMQKAEDIRSLEKQTKPKETNLKQNIDELIKQARFDIVQNGKSSAEIIMNPKEYGRLTLKVTVDGDKVEGRILVESEELQKSLQNEIQTIKENLKESGLDLQALIVDLWDDGSGLTDRREQNELYQTMVDAAKFRNTENNLGLDESLDLLNSPVFEETKAYEFFA encoded by the coding sequence ATGAACGTAAAAGCCCCAAACCAAAACGTAATCCCATTCCCAAAAGTAGAAGGGAAAACTGCGCAGCCTACTGGTTTCGAAAACCATGCAGCGGCCGTGCGGGAAAGTTTTGGGGAAATTTTGGAACGCGAGTTCCAGGTGCACTCCGAAAAAAAACAAACTGGCTCTGAATACAAAACCATTGGGAGAGAGAAAGAAGAATCTTCCTCTGCAGAAGTATCTTCACATGAAGGGACCACAAAACAAGAATTAAATTCTGTATCTGAATCGCAAAATGATAAAACAGTTTCAAAAGAATCTGCTTCTATTGAAGAATCCGAAGAGACTGAGGAAGAAGAAGATTTAGACCGCGATGCTTTGGAATATAGCCTTGGACTTGTTGCTTCACATGCAGATTGGGACCGGACTTTAGTTCCTGCCAACCAATTGAATGAGATGACAGTTAAGGAAAAAACAGTTTTACTTTCCTTACAGAAATCTGCAGAAAAAACCACATCCTATTCTCCTAAAGAGGGAACCGCTTTTATTGATGAAGCAAAAAAACTTGCAATGAGCTTTTTTCAAACAGAAAAAGGATCCAAACCAAACGAACCAAATTCCATTAAATCACAAATTAATTTGGAAAAAGATTCTAATTTAGTTCTCTTTCCTAAAGCGGAAAAAAAATCCTTAGAAAATAAAAAGACAAACGAAAAGTTAGAATCTGTAGGTGTGAAAAAAGAATCCATTCATACCGGTTCCGTTGTTTCTGATTTTGTTTTTGCCAAAGGGAAAGAAGTAAAAGTCGAAGGAAAAGAAATTCTGACGGAACATTCTGTTCGTAAAGTTGACGGAAAAATAAAAACAAACAAACAAACTAAAAACGGATCTGAAACTGGAGAGATTTCCTCCGAACAAGAAAAGTCGAGCCAAACAGTAAACTCAGATAAAATGATTCGTTCTCTTGGTGTCAAAGATAAAGAGTTTCAAAAACAAGATTCGAAAGTACAAACACCTTCTGAAAAACAAAAACAGACAGAGGCTTCGTTTATTCCGAATATTCAAAATTCCTCATCCTCTAAATCGGGAGAAGAGAGTGGCCGCTCTTTTGAAGAGCGCGGTTCCAAACAAGGTTTTCAGTTGAGTTCTTTCGAATCTAAATCAATGCAAAAAGCAGAAGACATTCGTTCTTTAGAAAAACAGACAAAACCTAAAGAAACAAACCTCAAACAAAACATTGATGAACTTATCAAACAAGCTCGGTTTGATATTGTTCAAAATGGTAAGTCAAGTGCCGAAATCATCATGAATCCAAAAGAGTATGGTAGGCTTACCTTGAAAGTCACTGTAGATGGGGATAAAGTGGAAGGCCGAATCCTTGTGGAATCGGAAGAACTTCAGAAGTCTCTTCAAAACGAAATCCAAACTATTAAAGAAAACTTAAAAGAATCTGGTCTCGACTTACAGGCGCTCATCGTTGATTTATGGGATGATGGAAGTGGCCTTACTGATCGGAGAGAACAAAATGAACTCTACCAAACAATGGTGGATGCTGCCAAGTTCCGTAATACCGAAAACAATTTAGGTTTAGATGAATCTTTAGACCTGCTAAATTCTCCTGTTTTTGAAGAAACGAAAGCATATGAGTTTTTTGCATAA